One Myxococcus stipitatus DNA segment encodes these proteins:
- a CDS encoding helix-turn-helix transcriptional regulator → MKREPVIDRLDRVLGLLASRPSWTAPELAEELGVCVRTIRRDLARLASRGVPIESDPGRGGGVRVPPRTGLGRVQLDAREVVDLMLALAIAEQLRSPLLLSTLKGLRQKLSASFPPEERSRVSGLRRRILVGPSSRNVTATWKAPSAAVLRPIQEAFLEQRALELTYLAQDVRTVRVVEPHYLLLSWPAWFLLVWDHLRGAVRMLRVDRIESARLTGSTFRVRTSESMLATLGDVFASL, encoded by the coding sequence TTGAAGCGCGAACCCGTCATCGACCGTCTGGACCGCGTCCTCGGCCTGCTCGCCTCCCGCCCCTCGTGGACGGCGCCGGAGCTGGCGGAGGAGCTGGGGGTCTGCGTTCGCACCATCCGCCGGGACCTGGCCCGCCTCGCCTCGCGTGGGGTCCCCATCGAGTCGGACCCCGGGCGAGGAGGCGGGGTGCGCGTGCCGCCGCGCACGGGGCTGGGACGCGTGCAGCTCGACGCCCGGGAAGTCGTCGACCTCATGCTCGCCCTGGCCATCGCCGAGCAGCTGCGTTCTCCCTTGCTGCTCTCGACCCTCAAGGGCCTGCGACAGAAGCTCTCCGCCTCGTTTCCGCCCGAGGAGCGCTCCCGGGTGAGCGGCCTGCGCCGGAGAATCCTCGTCGGCCCCAGCTCGCGGAACGTCACCGCGACCTGGAAGGCGCCCAGCGCCGCCGTGCTCCGCCCCATCCAGGAGGCGTTCCTCGAGCAACGCGCCCTGGAGCTGACGTACCTCGCCCAGGACGTGCGCACGGTGCGCGTCGTGGAGCCTCATTACCTCCTGCTCAGCTGGCCCGCCTGGTTCCTGCTCGTCTGGGACCACCTGCGAGGCGCCGTGCGCATGCTCCGCGTCGACCGCATCGAGTCCGCGCGGCTCACGGGGTCGACGTTCCGCGTGCGCACCTCGGAGTCGATGCTCGCCACCCTCGGCGACGTCTTCGCCTCGCTCTGA
- a CDS encoding TonB-dependent receptor — MKTLFVRGGGALALLMLALVATLPSPALAAGQNYGRIAGYVYDPTGAALAEVPLTVSGPALQQPQSRTSGEDGRFEFDTLPPGEGYILEVNVPGFAPIKKVGITVLLGQATQVDVKLEVFTETQAVATYEIVEKVNPIINPDSAQMGAVMNAEKAATSPVFTQVQAMPQLVAGVGNGNAPSLRAGLSRYGKFYIDGMDTSDVVDGSISSPMSFYAVENFEVITGGLDAQYNSLGLIENVVSKSGSNKFTYDVTMILSPAWANAKYRGAANQSPNVGNYTQNEVPLSETAFYSPLVGVGGPIIKDKLWFYFSGQWNFSKRDTPLGEESRTSDTQTRLARLKLTWQPTPKDRLSLAFNYDNNTITNQVSSTSASPEAETQIDRGGFFAIVNYDRSFSENVLFQLQAGTTYKDIWQGPMDEDSQDIAHIYNSTTYRNAGALRNEVGNLVTEKRMRYQFDPTLLFKVKNHQMKAGLQFSYLSGDKTAQVIGNQRFNDRNGECNPEDPSTFQYCNERLDFYNSDGVQAPLTTEAGTLISSAFIQDRWNVNRYFTLVAGLRADVGRLYGDNDQFITNLVGIGPRLSATYDVFGNRTTLIKAHYGRSNEVGDVFIAQHANPELLTVRSTFANGAFEECYPDTVGNSRCSVSGGASGRYFDKSSHTPPHVDELALGLHHAIGEGAVIGADLTYRKYSNMWVDEEMNRIWDPSGQRVVGYVDGVNHTIVKIHNPDDAWRDYKGMDLWAQGKTGPWDLLASYTLAYSNGTVGDYFDGYGFNPRFKHYFEGPSPEDIRHTIKGAVGYTTQFGLDFGVRFNYRTGAPMWMYQEGSVDRQRVVRSPRGTGHSYNTSTGIPDFNDPAAMSELRQPSQFLFDVQARYDLNRLVKTKETKMELTLIMFNILNNSDVTFVQEQWRASNNRFGTATSRRSPMQAELLLRVRN, encoded by the coding sequence ATGAAGACCCTCTTCGTCCGTGGCGGCGGCGCGCTCGCGCTGCTGATGCTCGCGCTCGTCGCGACCCTCCCCTCGCCCGCGCTCGCCGCCGGCCAGAACTACGGCCGCATCGCCGGCTACGTGTATGACCCGACGGGCGCCGCGCTCGCCGAGGTGCCCCTCACCGTGAGCGGCCCGGCGCTGCAGCAGCCCCAGTCGCGCACCAGCGGCGAGGACGGCCGCTTCGAGTTCGACACCCTGCCTCCGGGCGAGGGCTACATCCTCGAGGTCAACGTCCCGGGCTTCGCCCCCATCAAGAAGGTGGGCATCACCGTCCTGCTCGGCCAGGCCACCCAGGTGGACGTGAAGCTGGAGGTGTTCACCGAGACGCAGGCGGTGGCCACCTATGAAATCGTCGAGAAGGTCAACCCCATCATCAACCCGGACTCCGCGCAGATGGGCGCGGTGATGAACGCGGAGAAGGCGGCCACCTCGCCCGTCTTCACGCAGGTGCAGGCCATGCCCCAGCTGGTGGCGGGCGTGGGCAACGGCAACGCGCCCAGCCTGCGCGCCGGCCTGTCGCGCTACGGCAAGTTCTACATCGACGGCATGGACACGTCCGACGTGGTGGACGGCAGCATCAGCTCGCCGATGAGCTTCTACGCGGTGGAGAACTTCGAGGTCATCACGGGCGGCCTGGATGCCCAGTACAACTCGCTGGGCCTCATCGAGAACGTCGTCAGCAAGAGCGGCTCCAACAAGTTCACCTACGACGTGACGATGATTCTCTCGCCGGCGTGGGCCAACGCGAAGTACCGGGGCGCGGCCAACCAGAGCCCCAACGTGGGCAACTACACGCAGAACGAGGTGCCGCTGTCGGAGACGGCCTTCTACAGCCCGCTGGTCGGCGTGGGCGGCCCCATCATCAAGGACAAGCTGTGGTTCTACTTCTCCGGTCAGTGGAACTTCTCCAAGCGCGACACGCCGCTGGGTGAGGAGAGCCGCACGTCCGACACCCAGACGCGCCTGGCCCGCCTGAAGCTCACCTGGCAGCCCACGCCGAAGGACCGCCTGTCCCTGGCGTTCAACTACGACAACAACACCATCACCAACCAGGTCTCCTCGACGTCCGCGTCGCCGGAGGCGGAGACGCAGATCGACCGCGGCGGCTTCTTCGCCATCGTCAACTACGACCGCAGCTTCTCCGAGAACGTCCTCTTCCAGCTCCAGGCGGGCACGACCTACAAGGACATCTGGCAGGGCCCCATGGACGAGGACTCGCAGGACATCGCCCACATCTACAACAGCACGACGTACCGGAACGCCGGCGCGCTGCGCAACGAGGTGGGCAACCTGGTGACGGAGAAGCGCATGCGTTACCAGTTCGACCCGACGCTGCTCTTCAAGGTGAAGAACCACCAGATGAAGGCGGGTCTGCAGTTCAGCTACCTGAGCGGCGACAAGACGGCGCAGGTGATTGGCAACCAGCGCTTCAACGACCGCAACGGCGAGTGCAACCCGGAGGACCCGTCGACGTTCCAGTACTGCAACGAGCGGCTGGACTTCTACAACTCGGACGGCGTGCAGGCCCCGCTGACCACCGAGGCCGGGACGCTCATCTCCAGCGCGTTCATCCAGGACCGCTGGAACGTCAACCGCTACTTCACGCTGGTGGCCGGTCTGCGCGCGGACGTGGGCCGCCTGTACGGGGACAACGACCAGTTCATCACCAACCTGGTGGGCATCGGCCCGCGCCTGTCGGCCACGTATGACGTGTTCGGCAACCGCACCACGCTCATCAAGGCGCACTACGGCCGCTCCAACGAAGTGGGCGACGTGTTCATCGCGCAGCACGCCAACCCGGAGCTGCTCACGGTGCGCTCGACGTTCGCCAACGGCGCGTTCGAGGAGTGCTACCCGGACACCGTGGGCAACTCGCGGTGCAGCGTGTCGGGTGGGGCCTCCGGCCGCTACTTCGACAAGTCGAGCCACACGCCGCCGCACGTGGACGAGCTCGCGCTCGGCCTGCACCACGCCATTGGCGAGGGGGCGGTCATCGGCGCGGACCTCACCTACCGCAAGTACTCCAACATGTGGGTGGACGAGGAGATGAACCGCATCTGGGATCCGTCCGGCCAGCGCGTGGTGGGCTACGTGGATGGCGTGAACCACACCATCGTGAAGATCCACAACCCGGACGACGCCTGGCGCGACTACAAGGGCATGGACCTGTGGGCGCAGGGCAAGACGGGCCCGTGGGACCTGCTGGCCAGCTACACCCTGGCGTACAGCAACGGCACGGTGGGTGACTACTTCGACGGCTACGGCTTCAACCCGCGCTTCAAGCACTACTTCGAGGGTCCGTCGCCGGAGGACATCCGCCACACCATCAAGGGCGCCGTCGGGTACACCACCCAGTTCGGCCTCGATTTCGGCGTGCGCTTCAACTACCGCACGGGCGCGCCGATGTGGATGTACCAGGAGGGCTCCGTGGACCGTCAGCGCGTGGTGCGCTCGCCGCGCGGCACGGGCCACTCGTACAACACCAGCACGGGCATCCCGGACTTCAACGACCCGGCCGCCATGTCCGAGCTGCGCCAGCCCAGCCAGTTCCTGTTCGACGTCCAGGCCCGCTACGACCTGAACCGGCTGGTGAAGACGAAGGAGACGAAGATGGAGCTCACGCTCATCATGTTCAACATCCTGAACAACAGCGACGTGACCTTCGTCCAGGAGCAGTGGCGCGCCAGCAACAACCGCTTCGGCACGGCGACCAGCCGCCGCAGCCCGATGCAGGCCGAGCTGCTGTTGCGCGTTCGTAACTAG
- a CDS encoding VOC family protein — protein sequence MSTLRGMSTLNLWADDLRAATRWYSELLGVEPYFSSEAAGRGAGYVEFRIGDHQHELGIIDRRFAPAGLTTGRGGAVVYWHVDDVAGTLTRLLALGAELLEGVTERGPGFVTASVIDPFGNVLGIMFNRHYLDVLGGRDGAR from the coding sequence ATGAGCACCTTGCGCGGAATGAGCACCCTCAACCTCTGGGCGGACGACCTGCGGGCCGCGACCCGGTGGTACTCGGAGCTGCTGGGCGTCGAGCCGTACTTCAGCAGCGAGGCGGCGGGGCGGGGGGCCGGCTATGTGGAGTTCCGGATTGGGGACCATCAGCACGAGCTGGGGATCATCGACCGCCGGTTCGCGCCGGCGGGGCTCACGACGGGCCGGGGCGGCGCGGTGGTCTACTGGCACGTGGACGACGTGGCCGGAACGCTGACGCGGCTGCTCGCGCTCGGCGCGGAGCTGTTGGAGGGTGTCACGGAGCGGGGGCCGGGGTTCGTGACGGCGTCGGTCATCGACCCCTTCGGCAACGTGCTCGGCATCATGTTCAACCGTCACTATCTGGACGTCCTCGGAGGCCGTGATGGCGCGCGCTGA
- a CDS encoding PaxA, which yields MFAQQTDPPSSRFLGFAAFSIAVHVGVVAVLALLVKPLVIETEQPIDVVLNLVKAPPPPPPPPPPPAARRTTPRTVEKKPRTEFRQPVEVKPVPVETPPEPEPEPAASEPEPVEGGVEGGVEGGVAGGVVGGVVGGVVGGTVGGTGPAEPVKPKNVPPFVIQRDVVRQSAPRLSEVFKQTHRGETLQGIYKVCVATNGSVYEVTPVKSVPGADEDIIQGLKSGWEYKPQKVPVCFLYNIPITIQ from the coding sequence ATGTTCGCGCAGCAGACCGATCCTCCCTCCTCACGCTTCCTCGGCTTCGCCGCCTTCTCCATCGCCGTCCACGTTGGCGTCGTGGCGGTACTGGCGTTGCTGGTGAAACCCCTCGTCATCGAGACGGAGCAGCCCATCGACGTGGTGCTGAACCTCGTCAAGGCGCCTCCGCCACCCCCGCCGCCGCCCCCGCCGCCCGCGGCGAGGCGGACGACTCCGCGCACGGTGGAGAAGAAGCCCCGGACCGAGTTCCGCCAACCGGTGGAGGTCAAACCAGTTCCGGTGGAGACGCCGCCGGAGCCAGAGCCGGAGCCCGCGGCGTCGGAGCCGGAGCCCGTCGAGGGCGGGGTGGAAGGCGGCGTCGAGGGCGGCGTGGCCGGAGGCGTGGTGGGCGGAGTGGTGGGCGGCGTGGTCGGCGGCACCGTGGGCGGGACGGGCCCGGCCGAGCCGGTGAAGCCCAAGAACGTCCCCCCCTTCGTCATCCAGCGAGACGTGGTGCGTCAGTCGGCGCCGCGCCTGTCCGAGGTGTTCAAGCAGACCCACCGTGGCGAGACGTTGCAGGGCATCTACAAGGTCTGCGTCGCCACCAACGGCAGCGTGTACGAAGTGACCCCGGTGAAGTCCGTGCCCGGCGCGGACGAGGACATCATCCAGGGCCTCAAGTCGGGCTGGGAGTACAAGCCCCAGAAGGTCCCGGTCTGCTTCCTCTACAACATCCCCATCACCATCCAGTAG
- a CDS encoding bifunctional metallophosphatase/5'-nucleotidase: MTSSTRPFRLGLLSALLAACASTSPAPEAAQATPPPAPSAQKVAPPSLRISLVGTNDLHGWVMASRATLSDGTAVEQGGLATFAGYLSILRAENPDGVLLLDGGDLFQGTLASNLTEGAVVIDAMNTLGYVASALGNHEFDYGPVGPRSVALEGDDPFGALKARITQARFPILGFNVTDAQTGAAPTWLGNDGTLMVERNGVRVGIVGLATPHTPQVTNPVNVASLRFSDLAPAALSAAQGLRARGAEVVVAVAHAGAVCKRHDDPRDTSSCDRGDSEIIEMLEALPEGTLDAVVAGHTHQPVGHFVRGTPVIETSGRGRAFGLVELFVDPVTRKVLPEQTRLKGSIPVCAKVDATLGTCDERTLKSAKQLQWVPATFRDQPVVVDAALEAQLGEALARVEQEQRRSLGVSVPVKLTRDYDAESPLGNVLADALREVSKTDIALLNSGGLRADLPAGELTYGAIFEVLPFDNTLAVVTLTAPELRRLLEAAYARKGGTFQMSGLKVKVESCNGVTKLVSLTLPNGKALPANKRLRVAMPDFLARGGGGLEEVLKSLPPGNIDLGESQALTLRDALVEHWKARGKPLAAPTPGRILRATSSAACPTEAAGRP, encoded by the coding sequence GTGACTTCCTCCACCCGCCCCTTCCGACTCGGGCTGCTGTCCGCCCTCCTCGCCGCCTGCGCCTCCACGTCCCCCGCTCCGGAGGCCGCGCAAGCGACGCCGCCGCCCGCGCCGAGCGCGCAGAAGGTCGCGCCCCCGTCCCTGCGCATCAGCCTGGTGGGGACCAACGACCTGCATGGCTGGGTGATGGCCTCCCGCGCCACGCTGTCGGATGGCACCGCCGTGGAGCAGGGCGGGCTGGCGACGTTCGCGGGCTACCTGTCCATCCTCCGGGCGGAGAACCCGGACGGGGTGCTGCTGCTGGACGGCGGTGACCTCTTCCAGGGCACGCTCGCGTCCAACCTCACCGAGGGCGCGGTGGTCATCGACGCGATGAACACCCTCGGCTATGTGGCCTCGGCGCTCGGCAACCACGAGTTCGACTACGGGCCGGTGGGCCCGCGCTCCGTGGCGCTCGAGGGGGACGACCCGTTCGGCGCGCTCAAGGCGCGCATCACCCAGGCGCGCTTCCCCATCCTCGGCTTCAACGTCACCGACGCCCAGACGGGCGCCGCCCCCACCTGGCTCGGCAACGACGGCACGCTGATGGTGGAGCGCAACGGCGTACGCGTCGGCATCGTCGGGCTGGCCACGCCCCACACCCCGCAGGTGACCAACCCCGTGAACGTGGCGAGCCTGCGCTTCTCCGACCTGGCGCCCGCGGCGCTCTCGGCCGCCCAGGGGCTGCGCGCCCGCGGGGCGGAGGTGGTGGTCGCGGTGGCCCACGCGGGCGCGGTGTGCAAGCGCCACGACGACCCGCGCGACACCTCGTCGTGCGACCGCGGGGACAGTGAAATCATCGAGATGCTGGAGGCGCTGCCCGAGGGCACGCTGGACGCGGTGGTGGCCGGGCACACGCACCAGCCCGTGGGCCACTTCGTCCGGGGCACGCCGGTCATCGAGACGTCGGGCCGGGGCCGCGCCTTCGGGCTCGTGGAGCTCTTCGTGGACCCGGTGACGCGCAAGGTGCTGCCCGAGCAGACCCGCTTGAAGGGCTCCATCCCGGTGTGCGCGAAGGTGGATGCGACCCTGGGCACCTGCGACGAGCGGACCCTGAAGTCCGCGAAGCAGCTCCAGTGGGTCCCCGCCACCTTCCGGGACCAGCCGGTGGTCGTCGACGCCGCGCTGGAGGCGCAGCTGGGCGAGGCGCTCGCGCGCGTGGAGCAGGAGCAGCGGCGGTCGCTGGGGGTGAGCGTCCCGGTGAAGCTCACGCGGGACTACGACGCGGAGAGCCCGCTCGGCAACGTGCTGGCGGACGCGCTGCGCGAGGTCTCCAAGACGGACATCGCGCTGCTCAACAGCGGCGGCCTGCGCGCGGACCTGCCCGCCGGTGAGCTGACCTATGGCGCCATCTTCGAGGTGCTCCCCTTCGACAACACGCTGGCCGTCGTCACCCTCACCGCTCCGGAGCTGCGGCGGCTGCTCGAGGCCGCGTATGCCCGCAAGGGCGGCACCTTCCAGATGTCGGGGCTGAAGGTGAAGGTGGAGAGCTGCAACGGGGTGACGAAGCTCGTCTCCCTCACCCTGCCGAACGGCAAGGCGCTCCCCGCCAACAAGCGCCTGCGCGTGGCCATGCCGGACTTCCTGGCGCGAGGCGGCGGCGGCCTGGAGGAGGTCCTCAAGTCCCTGCCCCCCGGCAACATCGACCTGGGCGAAAGCCAGGCGCTGACGCTGCGTGACGCGCTCGTCGAGCACTGGAAGGCCCGGGGCAAGCCGCTGGCGGCGCCGACGCCCGGCCGCATCCTCCGCGCCACCTCCAGCGCCGCGTGCCCCACGGAGGCCGCTGGACGCCCCTGA
- a CDS encoding YdeI/OmpD-associated family protein, translating to MARAERGGADEAPVKAFRGRAEFEAWLEAHGGARAGVWLKLAKKGSGITSLTDDEAVDVGLCFGWISGLRKSLDARYYLQKYVPRRPRSRWSRVNVRKVEALMAAGRMRPAGLAEVEAAKADGRWAAAYESQRNATVPDDLTAALAANPGAARAFAALGKTRRYALILEVVTARTEAGRVNQVRRIVGSLDSEAR from the coding sequence ATGGCGCGCGCTGAGCGCGGCGGCGCGGACGAGGCGCCGGTGAAGGCTTTCCGGGGGAGGGCGGAGTTCGAGGCGTGGCTGGAGGCGCACGGCGGCGCGCGGGCGGGCGTCTGGTTGAAGCTGGCGAAGAAGGGGTCGGGCATCACCTCGTTGACGGATGACGAGGCGGTGGACGTGGGGTTGTGCTTCGGGTGGATCTCGGGCCTTCGGAAGTCGCTCGATGCGCGCTACTACCTCCAGAAGTACGTGCCGCGCCGGCCGCGCAGCCGCTGGTCGCGGGTGAATGTGCGAAAGGTGGAGGCGCTGATGGCCGCGGGGAGGATGCGGCCCGCGGGGTTGGCCGAGGTGGAGGCGGCGAAGGCGGATGGCCGCTGGGCCGCCGCCTACGAGTCGCAGCGCAACGCGACGGTCCCCGACGACCTGACGGCCGCGCTCGCCGCGAATCCCGGGGCGGCCCGAGCCTTCGCTGCGTTGGGGAAGACGCGGCGCTATGCGCTCATCCTGGAGGTGGTGACCGCGCGGACGGAGGCGGGGCGGGTGAATCAGGTGCGGCGCATCGTCGGCTCACTGGACTCCGAGGCGCGCTGA
- a CDS encoding polysaccharide deacetylase family protein: MSLLTLSFDNGPDPRVTPRVLDILASHTITARFFVLGKHLLTEEGRSLVARARDEGHLVGNHSFTHETPLGEDSRPDAVEAEIAATDALLAPLVPAPKWFRPFGGGGKLGPHLLSPRAVEHLVHHQYTCALWNSVPGDWLDPEGWPEKALADCAALPHALMVLHDIPDACVEQLDGFLHRAWARGVRFTTRCPPDCLPIVNGRIAGDLTGLVAGA; encoded by the coding sequence GTGAGCCTCCTCACCCTCTCGTTCGACAACGGGCCCGACCCCCGTGTCACGCCCCGGGTGCTCGACATCCTGGCGTCGCACACCATCACCGCGCGCTTCTTCGTGCTGGGCAAGCACCTGCTCACGGAGGAGGGACGGAGCCTGGTGGCGCGGGCTCGCGACGAGGGGCACCTGGTCGGCAATCACTCGTTCACGCACGAGACGCCGCTCGGGGAGGACTCGCGTCCGGACGCGGTGGAGGCGGAGATCGCCGCCACGGACGCCCTGCTCGCGCCGCTGGTGCCGGCGCCGAAGTGGTTCCGCCCCTTCGGCGGGGGCGGCAAGCTGGGCCCACACCTGTTGAGCCCTCGCGCCGTCGAGCACCTCGTCCACCACCAATACACCTGCGCGCTGTGGAACAGCGTGCCGGGGGACTGGCTGGACCCGGAGGGCTGGCCGGAGAAGGCGCTCGCGGACTGCGCCGCCCTCCCCCACGCGTTGATGGTGCTGCACGACATCCCGGACGCCTGCGTCGAGCAGCTCGACGGGTTCCTCCACCGGGCATGGGCCCGGGGAGTGCGCTTCACCACGCGGTGCCCGCCAGACTGTCTGCCCATCGTCAACGGGCGCATCGCGGGCGACCTCACGGGCCTCGTGGCGGGCGCGTGA
- a CDS encoding right-handed parallel beta-helix repeat-containing protein, which produces MHRVMSGMLIVVAVCLASPAQARDWFVRAGATGGEGSRDKPFADPWMALERVEANDAVHVAAGRYYGKLERGNWELVFPGVQLLGGYDAAFQERNPWKNLTELTWRKGSPNRPDVSLARVSTSTQRDTTGATIDGFLIDMRDTYEYVSEGGDFDPKAIHRPGAVDLAPGGVLRNCMIVNSIQGVRASPGAVVENNVIVNSIYAGIVSRGGGDQAAPVTVRDNTVAFIWATKAIAEGGTEGAGIDVTNKAVLENNLVVHSDNHGAQVTVPAKVTFQGNAFWRNLYSNVTFSFEGKKSSLDDSDIADAEDVGFARAGGNVAMDPKLPFEPTWYEKFTRREARGKKFDARAWEETRTGAGLPASGEPLAVFAPAYPLQSVPALLAPGNASLRQGARVKRLVVAFSEAPTTAKGKAYPRVSLATLQANAKAYDGRDVEVLVGAQGVANPDNGPAGTSRDTHKAVFLVDEQATARTTGFFKKGTSVERIIDAIPNYGSGPPRDLFVVRGTARVSPSVPRYAIVIDGIEPFEQEVAEAPRPKGRDWFVRAGESGGDGSRERPFKDPFQALEQAQRGDRILVAQGEYGGKLKSGKWVVDGKQYLALLGGWDRDFQRRDPWNTPTLLYWPPESKTSPQGYLLEGNGDHTGLIVDGFVFDRRTLNRYDADGFLDLNGSPDDEHLWVSSPGSVIRNCTFVNGAGAAVRMSNAVTFENNIVVNMVSDGIRVTGGFGTRPARIRDNTFLFVWNRNRPHDGATSTGTGVALGGNVPAVLDGNVFQYIDNFAVRSSANTSEVVLTNNTFFRNWATFRSTLGTPPPTVDEKSMHLLADLPFKKQEGNVVADGGFELDPAIYASWFARTSSATSHFTAEEWSQIAPPSTGAEPAKAGLGRAFDWKAAAKLFPKNGEVKGARPRKLETGG; this is translated from the coding sequence ATGCACCGTGTCATGAGCGGGATGCTCATCGTGGTCGCCGTGTGCCTCGCCTCCCCCGCGCAGGCGCGTGACTGGTTCGTCCGCGCGGGCGCCACGGGAGGAGAGGGTTCGCGGGACAAGCCCTTCGCGGACCCCTGGATGGCCCTGGAGCGCGTGGAGGCGAACGACGCGGTCCACGTCGCGGCGGGGCGGTACTACGGCAAGCTGGAGCGCGGCAACTGGGAGCTCGTCTTCCCCGGCGTCCAGCTGCTCGGCGGCTATGACGCGGCCTTCCAGGAGCGCAACCCCTGGAAGAACCTCACCGAGCTCACGTGGCGCAAGGGCTCGCCGAACCGCCCGGACGTCTCGCTCGCCCGCGTCAGCACCAGCACCCAACGGGACACGACGGGCGCGACCATCGATGGCTTCCTCATCGACATGCGGGACACGTATGAGTACGTCAGCGAGGGCGGCGACTTCGACCCGAAGGCGATCCACCGCCCCGGCGCCGTGGACCTGGCCCCCGGCGGCGTCCTGCGCAACTGCATGATCGTCAACTCCATCCAGGGCGTGCGCGCGTCGCCCGGAGCCGTGGTGGAGAACAACGTCATCGTCAACTCCATCTACGCCGGCATCGTCTCCAGGGGCGGTGGAGACCAGGCCGCGCCCGTCACGGTCCGCGACAACACCGTCGCCTTCATCTGGGCAACCAAGGCCATCGCCGAGGGCGGCACCGAGGGCGCGGGCATCGACGTGACGAACAAGGCCGTCCTGGAGAACAACCTCGTCGTCCACTCCGACAACCACGGCGCCCAGGTGACGGTCCCCGCCAAGGTGACGTTCCAGGGCAACGCCTTCTGGCGGAACCTCTACTCGAACGTGACCTTCTCCTTCGAGGGCAAGAAGTCCTCGCTCGACGACTCCGACATCGCGGACGCCGAGGACGTGGGCTTCGCACGCGCGGGGGGCAACGTCGCCATGGACCCGAAGCTCCCGTTCGAGCCGACCTGGTACGAGAAGTTCACCCGTCGCGAGGCGCGTGGGAAGAAGTTCGACGCGAGGGCCTGGGAGGAGACACGCACCGGCGCCGGGCTCCCCGCCTCGGGTGAGCCGCTCGCCGTCTTCGCGCCCGCCTATCCGCTCCAGTCCGTTCCCGCCCTCCTCGCCCCTGGCAACGCGTCGCTCCGCCAGGGCGCTCGGGTGAAGAGGCTCGTGGTGGCGTTCTCGGAGGCCCCGACGACGGCGAAGGGCAAGGCCTATCCCCGAGTGAGCCTCGCCACCCTCCAGGCGAACGCGAAGGCCTACGACGGCAGGGACGTGGAGGTCCTCGTCGGGGCGCAGGGCGTCGCCAACCCGGACAACGGCCCGGCGGGCACCTCCCGGGACACCCACAAGGCCGTGTTCCTGGTGGACGAACAGGCCACGGCGCGCACCACGGGCTTCTTCAAGAAGGGGACCTCCGTCGAGCGCATCATCGACGCCATCCCCAACTACGGCTCGGGCCCGCCGAGGGACCTCTTCGTCGTGCGCGGCACCGCCCGCGTCAGCCCGAGCGTTCCCCGGTACGCCATCGTCATCGACGGCATCGAGCCCTTCGAGCAGGAGGTCGCCGAGGCCCCCCGTCCCAAGGGACGGGACTGGTTCGTGCGGGCCGGGGAGAGCGGCGGGGACGGGTCGCGGGAGCGGCCCTTCAAGGACCCCTTCCAGGCATTGGAGCAGGCCCAGCGCGGCGACCGCATCCTGGTGGCGCAGGGCGAGTACGGCGGGAAGCTGAAGAGTGGCAAGTGGGTGGTGGACGGCAAGCAGTACCTCGCGCTGCTCGGGGGCTGGGACCGGGACTTCCAGCGGAGGGACCCTTGGAACACCCCCACCCTCCTCTACTGGCCGCCCGAGTCGAAGACCTCGCCCCAGGGCTACCTCCTCGAGGGCAACGGCGACCACACCGGGCTCATCGTGGACGGGTTCGTCTTCGACCGCCGCACCCTCAACCGCTACGACGCGGACGGCTTCCTGGACCTCAACGGTTCGCCGGACGACGAGCATCTCTGGGTGTCCTCGCCGGGGTCGGTGATTCGCAACTGCACCTTCGTCAACGGCGCGGGCGCGGCGGTCCGGATGAGCAACGCGGTGACGTTCGAGAACAACATCGTGGTGAACATGGTGTCCGACGGCATCCGCGTCACGGGCGGCTTCGGCACGCGGCCCGCGCGGATTCGCGACAACACCTTCCTGTTCGTCTGGAACCGCAACCGCCCGCATGACGGCGCCACCTCCACGGGCACGGGCGTCGCGCTGGGAGGCAACGTGCCCGCGGTGCTGGATGGGAACGTGTTCCAGTACATCGACAACTTCGCGGTGCGCTCCAGCGCCAACACGAGCGAGGTGGTCCTGACGAACAACACGTTCTTCCGCAACTGGGCCACCTTCCGCTCCACGCTGGGGACGCCGCCGCCCACGGTGGACGAGAAGTCCATGCACCTGCTGGCGGACCTCCCCTTCAAGAAGCAGGAGGGCAACGTCGTCGCCGATGGAGGCTTCGAACTCGACCCCGCCATCTATGCGAGCTGGTTCGCGCGGACCTCGAGCGCGACCAGCCACTTCACCGCGGAGGAGTGGA